The Acropora muricata isolate sample 2 chromosome 5, ASM3666990v1, whole genome shotgun sequence genome includes a window with the following:
- the LOC136917489 gene encoding uncharacterized protein, whose amino-acid sequence MAPLPRTRVKEPLRAFSKIAVDFAGPFFTIQGRGKARQKRYLCLFTCLLSRAVHLELAFGLDTDAFLNAFYRMVNCRGLPQEVVSDNGGNFVGAEKELRELAKNLDEDKIQRSVGNKGIRWHFKPPLAPYFGGVHEIMIKAAKRAIFAILGSADLNDEELMTAFTGAEALINSRPLTYQSANPSDDVPLTPNHFLHGQIGGQFAPESVDDTFLAPMDERMVTQSQFEKEVA is encoded by the coding sequence ATGGCGCCTTTGCCACGGACAAGAGTGAAAGAACCTCTTCGAGCGTTTTCCAAAATTGCTGTAGATTTTGCTGGCCCGTTTTTCACCATACAAGGAAGAGGGAAAGCTAGACAAAAGCGCTATTTATGCTTATTCACTTGCTTGTTATCGAGAGCCGTGCATTTGGAACTTGCATTTGGACTTGACACCGATGCATTTTTGAACGCGTTTTATCGCATGGTCAATTGTAGAGGTCTTCCTCAGGAGGTTGTCTCGGACAATGGAGGAAACTTTGTTGGAGCTGAAAAGGAACTACGTGAACTAGCCAAGAATCTTGACGAGGATAAAATTCAGAGGTCTGTGGGAAATAAAGGTATCAGATGGCATTTCAAACCGCCATTAGCACCTTATTTTGGGGGAGTACACGAAATCATGATTAAGGCGGCCAAGAGAgcaatctttgcaattttggggTCGGCGGACCTAAACGATGAAGAACTGATGACGGCTTTTACTGGTGCAGAAGCTTTGATAAACTCAAGACCGCTTACCTACCAGTCTGCGAATCCAAGTGACGATGTACCTCTCACGCCGAATCATTTTCTTCATGGACAGATTGGCGGTCAATTTGCCCCAGAGAGTGTGGATGACACATTTCTGGCGCCGATGGATGAGAGAATGGTTACCCAATCTCAATTCGAGAAAGAAGTGGCTTAA
- the LOC136918049 gene encoding uncharacterized protein — protein MSSLKDARDMTLITHSQGLITDEELLLLLEENTSRNPEFSYDAYDRFDLDNMEVAECKSEFRVEKRDIPLLAEALGLPDTFTCPQRSVADGIEGLCMVLKRTSFPCRYSDMIYRFGRPVPVLSMVTNQVVDYIYQAHGHRLTQWNDLLLNPAALQRYADAIARKGAPLENCFGFVDGTVRPICRPNENQSTVYNGHKRVHALKFQSVTIPNGLIANLYGPVVGKRHDAGMLRDSGLMDDLENHAHSPTGQDMCLYGDPAYPLRVHLQAPFRDARLTPGMEAFNLSMSRVRTSVEWIFGDVIKSFNALDFKSNLKIGLSTVGKMYIVCALMRNAITYMYGNQTCDYFGLEPPTIDEYFS, from the exons ATGTCTTCGCTAAAAGATGCCAGAGATATGACCTTAATAACCCATAGCCAAGGCCTAATTACGGACGAAGAGCTTTTACTACTTCTCGAAGAAAACACTTCCAGAAATCCGGAGTTTTCCTATGATGCTTACGATCGCTTTGATTTAGATAACATGGAAGTAGCCGAGTGCAAATCGGAGTTCAGAGTAGAGAAGCGCGACATTCCTCTTTTAGCCGAAGCTCTTGGCTTGCCAGACACCTTTACATGCCCCCAAAGATCAGTGGCAGATGGTATCGAGGGTTTATGTATGGTTCTAAAGCGAACGAGTTTCCCTTGCCGCTACAGTGATATGATATACCGCTTTGGGAGACCAGTTCCCGTTCTCAGTATGGTCACAAACCAAGTTGTAGATTACATCTATCAAGCTCACGGACATAGACTAACGCAGTGGAATGATCTGCTACTAAATCCTGCCGCATTGCAGAGGTACGCCGACGCCATAGCAAGAAAAGGAGCTCCACTTGAGAACTGCTTCGGGTTTGTTGATGGTACCGTTCGCCCAATCTGCAGGCCGAACGAAAACCAGAGCACTGTCTACAATGGGCACAAGAGAGTCCATGCCCTCAAGTTTCAATCAGTGACCATACCGAATGGACTGATAGCCAATTTGTATGGACCCGTAG TGGGTAAACGTCATGACGCCGGCATGCTTAGAGATTCTGGTCTCATGGATGATTTGGAGAACCACGCCCATTCTCCAACTGGTCAGGACATGTGCTTGTATGGGGATCCAGCATATCCCTTGAGGGTCCACTTACAGGCACCATTTAGGGATGCAAGATTAACTCCAGGAATGGAAGCTTTTAATTTGTCCATGAGCCGAGTGCGAACCTCAGTTGAATGGATCTTTGGAGATGTGATTAAATCTTTTAACGCTCTGGATTTTAAAAGCAATTTGAAGATAGGTCTGAGTACAGTCGGTAAAATGTACATAGTATGTGCTTTAATGAGAAATGCCATAACCTACATGTATGGAAACCAAACATGCGACTATTTTGGTCTGGAGCCCCCAACAATAGATGAGTATTTCTCATGA